One window of the Shimwellia blattae DSM 4481 = NBRC 105725 genome contains the following:
- a CDS encoding ABC transporter ATP-binding protein produces MTIALELSQLTKTYAGGVQALRGIDLQVEAGDFYALLGPNGAGKSTTIGIISSLVNKTSGQVRVFGYDLDRDVVNAKRQLGLVPQEFNFNPFETVQQIVVNQAGYYGVDRKDAIARSEKYLTQLDLWEKRNERARMLSGGMKRRLMIARALMHEPKLLILDEPTAGVDIELRRSMWGFLKNLNDGGTTIILTTHYLEEAEMLCRHIGIIQHGELVENTTMKALLATLKSETFILDLAAKSALPQLEGYKYRLLDTATLEVEVLREQGINSVFAQLSAQGIQVLSMRNKANRLEELFVSLVHKKKGESA; encoded by the coding sequence ATGACAATTGCACTGGAACTTTCGCAACTCACCAAAACTTACGCCGGGGGCGTGCAGGCCCTGCGGGGTATCGATTTACAGGTGGAGGCCGGCGATTTTTACGCGCTGCTGGGCCCTAACGGTGCCGGGAAATCCACCACTATCGGTATTATCAGCTCGCTGGTGAATAAGACCTCCGGCCAGGTGCGCGTTTTTGGCTATGATCTGGACCGCGATGTGGTCAACGCCAAGCGCCAGCTGGGGCTGGTCCCCCAGGAGTTTAACTTTAACCCGTTTGAAACCGTACAGCAGATCGTGGTCAACCAGGCGGGCTATTACGGTGTGGATCGCAAAGACGCGATCGCCCGCAGCGAGAAGTACCTCACCCAGCTTGATCTGTGGGAAAAACGCAACGAGCGCGCGCGAATGCTCTCCGGCGGGATGAAGCGCCGCCTGATGATTGCCAGAGCGCTGATGCATGAACCGAAGCTGTTGATCCTTGACGAGCCCACCGCCGGGGTCGATATTGAGCTGCGCCGCTCCATGTGGGGTTTTCTGAAGAACCTGAACGACGGCGGCACCACCATTATTCTCACCACTCACTATCTGGAAGAGGCAGAAATGCTCTGCCGCCATATCGGTATTATTCAGCACGGGGAGCTGGTGGAGAACACCACCATGAAAGCCCTGCTGGCGACCCTGAAATCGGAGACGTTTATCCTCGATCTGGCCGCTAAAAGCGCCCTTCCGCAGCTGGAGGGCTATAAATACCGGCTTCTGGACACCGCCACCCTGGAGGTGGAAGTGCTGCGCGAACAGGGCATTAACAGTGTCTTCGCCCAGCTAAGCGCCCAGGGGATTCAGGTGCTGAGTATGCGCAACAAGGCTAACCGCCTGGAAGAGTTATTTGTTTCACTGGTACACAAGAAAAAAGGGGAATCCGCATGA
- a CDS encoding YacC family pilotin-like protein, translated as MKKFVRVTLLSSILSFSASSHALSESEAEDIADLTAVFVFLKNDCGYQNLPNSQIRRALVFFAQQNQWDLSNYDSFNMKAMGEESYRDLSGIAVPVEKKCKALSRDSLSLLAYVK; from the coding sequence ATGAAGAAGTTTGTCAGGGTGACATTGCTGAGCAGCATTCTTAGCTTTTCTGCCAGCAGCCATGCGTTGAGTGAGTCTGAAGCAGAAGATATAGCAGACCTGACCGCGGTGTTCGTTTTTCTGAAAAATGATTGTGGCTACCAGAATTTACCGAATAGTCAGATCAGGCGCGCGCTGGTGTTTTTCGCCCAGCAAAATCAGTGGGATTTAAGCAATTACGACAGCTTCAACATGAAAGCCATGGGCGAAGAGAGCTACCGCGATCTGAGCGGTATTGCCGTGCCGGTGGAGAAAAAATGTAAAGCGCTGTCCCGGGACTCCCTGAGCCTGCTGGCCTACGTAAAATAA
- the cueO gene encoding multicopper oxidase CueO: MERRQFIKLSAALGAYSLLPLWSQRVYAAGLPPLPIPELLEPDASSTIKLRIRQGKTRMAGHNATTWGYNGNLLGPALKLKRGKPVTIAINNGLAVPTTVHWHGLEVPGEVDGGPHGIIPPGGDRQVSFTPEQPAATCWFHPHLHGQTGHQVAQGLAGLVLIDDTPALQLMLPKQWGVDDIPLIIQDKRFDNQGNIDYQLDVMSAAVGWFGDTLLCNGVAYPEHATPKGWLRLRILNGCNARSLNLAASDGRPLYVTGSDGGLLGEPVQLSELAMMPGERFEVLVDTSNGKPFDIVTLPVSQMGMSIAPFDQPRPVVRIQPLRIPASGLLPDTLIPQERLPSTDGLEVRTLQLGMDPRLDMQGMQALMERYGAQAMGGMHHGMGNMHQGMGGMHQGMGEHGAHGGGSLDLMHANTINGKPFDMNQPGFAVPLGKYQRWIISGEGDMMLHPFHIHGTRFRILSENGQPVAAHRQGWKDMVRVEGKRSEVLVKFDYVARAEHAYMAHCHLLEHEDTGMMVGFTVG, from the coding sequence ATGGAGCGTCGTCAGTTTATCAAGTTGTCCGCTGCCCTCGGGGCATACAGTTTGTTACCGTTGTGGAGCCAGCGTGTATACGCGGCGGGTCTGCCGCCGTTACCGATCCCTGAGCTGCTGGAGCCTGATGCCAGCAGCACCATCAAATTACGTATCCGCCAGGGGAAAACCCGCATGGCGGGCCACAATGCCACTACCTGGGGATATAACGGCAACCTGCTGGGGCCGGCGCTGAAACTTAAGCGCGGCAAGCCGGTGACTATCGCCATCAACAACGGGCTGGCGGTCCCTACCACGGTTCACTGGCATGGCCTGGAAGTGCCGGGCGAGGTTGACGGCGGCCCCCACGGGATAATCCCCCCCGGGGGCGATCGCCAGGTGTCGTTTACCCCGGAACAACCCGCCGCCACCTGCTGGTTCCACCCGCATCTGCACGGTCAGACCGGGCACCAGGTGGCCCAGGGGCTGGCCGGGCTGGTGCTGATTGATGATACCCCCGCCCTGCAACTGATGCTGCCAAAGCAGTGGGGAGTTGATGATATTCCGCTGATTATCCAGGATAAACGCTTTGATAATCAGGGTAATATCGATTACCAGCTGGATGTTATGAGCGCGGCAGTGGGCTGGTTTGGCGACACGCTGCTGTGTAACGGTGTCGCCTACCCGGAGCACGCCACCCCCAAAGGCTGGCTGCGTTTGCGGATACTGAATGGCTGTAATGCCCGCTCCCTGAATCTTGCCGCCAGCGACGGGCGCCCGCTGTATGTGACAGGCAGCGACGGTGGCCTGCTGGGTGAGCCGGTACAGCTGAGTGAACTGGCGATGATGCCAGGGGAGCGCTTTGAAGTGCTGGTGGATACCAGCAACGGCAAGCCGTTTGATATTGTCACCCTGCCGGTATCGCAGATGGGGATGAGCATCGCCCCCTTTGACCAGCCCCGGCCGGTGGTGCGGATCCAGCCGTTACGCATCCCCGCATCCGGGTTGCTGCCGGATACGCTGATCCCCCAGGAGCGGCTCCCCTCCACCGACGGTCTGGAGGTGCGCACGCTGCAACTGGGTATGGATCCGCGGCTGGATATGCAGGGTATGCAGGCGCTGATGGAGCGCTATGGCGCCCAGGCAATGGGCGGCATGCACCATGGTATGGGCAATATGCATCAGGGCATGGGCGGTATGCACCAGGGCATGGGGGAGCACGGTGCCCACGGCGGCGGCTCGCTGGATCTGATGCATGCCAACACCATCAACGGCAAACCCTTCGATATGAACCAGCCGGGCTTTGCGGTGCCGCTGGGTAAATACCAGCGCTGGATCATTTCCGGGGAGGGCGACATGATGCTGCACCCGTTCCATATTCACGGCACCCGGTTTCGCATTCTGAGTGAGAACGGCCAGCCGGTAGCGGCCCATCGTCAGGGCTGGAAGGATATGGTCCGCGTGGAAGGGAAGCGCAGTGAGGTACTGGTGAAGTTTGACTATGTGGCCCGGGCAGAGCACGCCTATATGGCCCACTGCCACCTGCTGGAGCACGAAGATACCGGCATGATGGTCGGGTTTACTGTCGGCTGA
- the dtnK gene encoding D-threonate kinase encodes MKMVVIADDFTGANDTGVQLARKGARTDVLLSERQSPLRRCDVLVINTESRALPADQARQRVQAALAPWCGGGEAVQIYKKIDSTFRGNVGAEIEAAMAACGAVLAIVAAAIPAAGRTTHNGRCLVNGVPLDETEFASDPKTPIVSSRIKTLISQQTRTGVQELDLATLRSPALPERLKAAGRSGPCILVVDAESDADLALLARHATALTVPYLLVGAAGLANTLDPRLFMAPRQPLPVLVVAGSMSEATREQIAFAAREDAVGIVDIDVASLTGSEPAVACRRWVAEAVALLQARRHCVLRTCRDSADRHRIDGLCARSGLSRRQLGERISRALGEITVDIIRNTRPGGLFLTGGDMAIAVARALGAEGYRIAAEVAPCVPCGTFINSDIDDLPVITKAGGFGGITTLRDALHYVEEMYSGK; translated from the coding sequence ATGAAAATGGTCGTGATTGCGGATGATTTCACCGGGGCAAATGATACCGGCGTGCAGCTGGCCCGCAAAGGTGCCCGTACCGACGTGTTACTCAGCGAACGGCAAAGCCCGCTGCGGCGCTGCGATGTGCTGGTGATTAACACTGAAAGCCGGGCGCTGCCCGCAGATCAGGCGCGCCAGCGCGTGCAGGCCGCCCTGGCCCCCTGGTGCGGCGGCGGGGAGGCCGTGCAAATCTACAAAAAAATAGACTCCACCTTTCGCGGCAACGTGGGGGCGGAGATTGAGGCCGCCATGGCGGCCTGCGGGGCGGTGCTGGCTATTGTGGCGGCGGCTATCCCGGCCGCCGGGCGCACAACCCACAACGGGCGGTGCCTGGTCAACGGGGTGCCTCTGGACGAGACCGAGTTTGCCAGTGATCCCAAAACCCCGATCGTCTCTTCGCGGATCAAAACCCTGATCAGCCAGCAAACCCGCACCGGGGTTCAGGAGCTGGATCTTGCCACATTGCGCAGCCCGGCACTGCCGGAGCGGCTGAAGGCTGCAGGGCGCAGCGGCCCCTGCATTCTGGTGGTGGATGCCGAGTCTGATGCTGATCTGGCCCTGCTGGCCCGCCATGCCACAGCGCTGACCGTGCCCTACCTGCTGGTGGGGGCTGCCGGTCTGGCAAACACGCTGGACCCCCGCCTGTTTATGGCTCCGCGCCAGCCGTTGCCGGTGCTGGTTGTTGCCGGCTCCATGAGCGAGGCCACCCGGGAGCAGATTGCTTTTGCCGCCCGGGAGGATGCGGTCGGCATTGTCGATATCGATGTGGCCAGCCTGACAGGCAGCGAGCCTGCCGTTGCCTGTCGCCGGTGGGTGGCAGAGGCGGTGGCCCTGCTACAGGCCCGGCGGCATTGCGTGCTGCGCACCTGCCGCGATAGTGCGGATCGCCACCGTATTGACGGGCTCTGTGCCCGCAGCGGTCTGAGCCGCAGGCAACTGGGGGAGCGCATCAGCCGCGCACTGGGGGAGATCACCGTCGATATTATCCGCAACACCCGGCCAGGCGGCCTGTTTCTTACCGGGGGCGATATGGCTATCGCCGTGGCCCGGGCCCTGGGGGCGGAAGGCTACCGTATTGCTGCTGAGGTGGCCCCCTGTGTGCCCTGTGGCACCTTTATTAACAGCGATATTGACGATTTACCGGTGATAACCAAAGCCGGTGGGTTTGGTGGCATCACCACCCTGCGGGACGCATTACACTACGTTGAGGAGATGTACAGTGGCAAATAA
- a CDS encoding D-threonate 4-phosphate dehydrogenase, which translates to MANKTIAITMGDPAGIGPEIIIKTLARGALAGAPAVVVGCLATLRRIQAAGIVPAAELRPVQAVSEARFAPGVIHVIDEPLASPGELVPGQLQAQAGDLAWRCVTRATALAQAGQVQGIATAPLNKEALHLAGHMYPGHTELLASLTGCKEYAMVLYTDTLKVIHVSTHVALGRFLATLNARRIETVIGLADRFLRRVGYSAPRIAVAGVNPHAGENGLFGDEEITTVTPAIMAARARGIDVQGPCPPDTVFLQAREGQFDMVVAMYHDQGHIPLKLLGFYDGVNITAGLPFIRTSADHGTAFDIAWSGKASPESMAAAVRLAIALA; encoded by the coding sequence GTGGCAAATAAGACAATTGCTATCACCATGGGGGATCCCGCCGGTATCGGCCCTGAGATCATTATTAAAACCCTGGCCCGGGGGGCGCTGGCGGGGGCCCCTGCGGTTGTGGTGGGCTGCCTGGCAACCTTGCGGCGTATTCAGGCCGCCGGGATTGTGCCTGCGGCAGAATTACGGCCGGTTCAGGCCGTCAGCGAGGCGCGCTTTGCCCCCGGGGTTATTCATGTTATCGATGAGCCGCTGGCCAGCCCCGGGGAGCTGGTGCCCGGGCAGCTTCAGGCCCAGGCCGGGGATCTGGCCTGGCGCTGTGTCACGCGGGCAACGGCGCTGGCGCAGGCAGGCCAGGTTCAGGGCATTGCCACCGCCCCGCTGAACAAAGAGGCGCTGCACCTGGCCGGGCACATGTATCCGGGGCATACGGAGCTGCTGGCGAGCTTAACGGGCTGTAAAGAGTACGCCATGGTGCTGTATACGGATACGTTAAAAGTCATCCACGTCTCTACCCATGTTGCGCTGGGGAGATTCCTCGCCACCCTGAATGCCCGGCGTATTGAGACGGTTATCGGGCTTGCGGACCGTTTTCTCCGGCGGGTGGGGTATAGCGCTCCGCGGATTGCGGTGGCCGGGGTAAACCCTCATGCGGGGGAGAATGGCCTGTTTGGCGATGAGGAGATAACCACGGTGACCCCCGCGATCATGGCGGCCCGTGCCCGGGGTATTGACGTGCAGGGCCCGTGCCCGCCGGATACGGTCTTTCTGCAGGCCCGGGAAGGGCAGTTCGACATGGTGGTCGCCATGTACCATGACCAGGGACATATTCCGCTGAAACTGCTGGGGTTCTATGACGGGGTGAATATTACCGCCGGGTTGCCTTTTATCCGGACATCGGCAGACCACGGAACCGCGTTTGACATCGCCTGGAGCGGAAAAGCCAGCCCTGAGAGCATGGCTGCCGCCGTCCGGCTTGCCATCGCGCTTGCGTAA
- a CDS encoding DeoR/GlpR family DNA-binding transcription regulator, with protein sequence MKQQRRLEQILDYLKSHNLATVGQLVAAIDASPATIRRDLIRLDGQGMITRSHGGVVLNRFIPGQPTTGEKQWRNRQQKLAIARYGASLINPGDTVILDAGTTTLALAHQITHLPLRVITTDLHIALFLAASQQIEVTITGGRIDDSSQSCIGDHGRRLLRGIYPDVAFISCNSWSLEKGITTPTEEKAGLKQDLIASARRRVLVADSSKYGAYSMYCVAPLATLTDMITDGALATEVVRQLKVLPGNLHLA encoded by the coding sequence ATGAAGCAGCAGCGCCGCCTGGAGCAGATCCTCGACTATCTGAAAAGCCATAATCTGGCCACGGTCGGGCAACTGGTGGCCGCGATTGATGCCTCTCCGGCCACCATCCGGCGCGATCTTATCCGCCTGGACGGGCAGGGGATGATCACCCGCAGCCACGGCGGCGTTGTGCTTAACCGGTTTATTCCCGGCCAGCCGACAACCGGCGAAAAACAGTGGCGCAACCGGCAGCAGAAGCTCGCCATTGCCCGTTACGGCGCAAGCCTGATTAACCCGGGGGATACGGTTATCCTGGATGCGGGCACCACCACCCTGGCGCTGGCGCACCAGATCACCCATTTACCCCTGCGGGTGATCACAACCGATCTGCATATCGCGCTTTTTCTGGCGGCCAGTCAGCAGATTGAGGTCACCATCACCGGCGGGCGGATTGATGATTCCAGCCAGTCCTGCATTGGCGATCACGGCCGCCGTTTGCTGCGTGGTATCTACCCTGATGTGGCGTTTATCAGCTGTAACTCCTGGAGCCTGGAAAAAGGGATCACTACGCCCACGGAGGAGAAAGCCGGGTTAAAGCAGGATTTAATTGCCAGTGCCCGGCGCCGGGTACTGGTGGCAGACAGCAGCAAATACGGGGCCTATTCCATGTACTGTGTGGCCCCGCTGGCCACGCTGACGGATATGATAACCGATGGCGCACTGGCTACTGAGGTGGTCAGGCAACTGAAGGTGCTGCCCGGTAATCTGCACCTGGCCTGA
- a CDS encoding ABC transporter permease, producing MMRLYWVALKSIWTKEIHRFMRIWVQTLVPPVITMTLYFIIFGNLIGSRIGDMHGFSYMQFIVPGLIMMAVITNAYANVASSFFSAKFQRNIEELLVAPVPTHVIIAGYVGGGVARGLCVGILVTAISLFFVPFQVHSWLFVALTLLLTAVLFSLAGLLNAVFAKTFDDISLIPTFVLTPLTYLGGVFYSLALLPPFWQGLSRLNPIVYMISGFRFGFLGIHDVALSLTFGVLVVFIIAFYALCWWLIQSGRGLRT from the coding sequence ATGATGCGCCTGTACTGGGTGGCCCTGAAGAGCATCTGGACCAAAGAGATCCACCGTTTTATGCGCATCTGGGTTCAGACACTGGTTCCGCCAGTGATCACCATGACGCTCTATTTTATTATCTTCGGCAATTTAATCGGCTCCCGGATCGGCGATATGCATGGCTTTAGCTATATGCAGTTTATCGTCCCGGGGCTGATTATGATGGCGGTGATCACCAACGCCTACGCGAACGTGGCCTCTTCTTTCTTCAGCGCGAAGTTCCAGCGCAACATTGAAGAGTTGCTGGTGGCACCGGTTCCCACCCATGTGATCATTGCCGGTTATGTGGGCGGTGGCGTGGCGCGCGGGCTGTGCGTGGGCATTCTGGTAACGGCGATTTCGCTATTTTTTGTCCCCTTCCAGGTGCACTCCTGGCTGTTTGTCGCCCTGACCCTGTTGCTGACGGCGGTGCTGTTTTCGCTGGCCGGTCTGCTCAACGCGGTATTCGCCAAAACCTTTGACGATATCAGCCTGATCCCGACATTTGTGCTGACACCGCTGACCTACCTGGGCGGGGTGTTTTACTCCCTGGCGCTGTTACCGCCGTTCTGGCAGGGATTGTCCCGTCTGAACCCTATCGTTTATATGATAAGCGGGTTCCGCTTTGGCTTTCTCGGCATTCATGATGTGGCGCTCAGCCTGACCTTTGGCGTGCTGGTGGTCTTTATTATCGCCTTCTATGCCCTGTGCTGGTGGCTTATCCAGAGCGGGCGCGGCCTGCGCACCTGA